One segment of Phycisphaerales bacterium DNA contains the following:
- a CDS encoding KUP/HAK/KT family potassium transporter, with amino-acid sequence MLLGLGALGIVFGDIGTSPLYALHACFHSSIGVRPTEENIFGVLSMVFWALALVVAFKYLVLIMRADHRGEGGIFALLAKVRSNPSYRGNSKKALVVTVMAICGAALMYGDGVITPSISVLSAVEGLEVASSDLKSFVIPIALIILIMLFVGQRFGVERLSFIFGPIMLVWFVSIAFFGLMSIIKFPMILEAANPWHAVSFWVNFPWRAFIILGAVVLAITGGEALFADMGQFTRKSISLAWYVVVWPSLIINYFGQGAHLLGHESAAVNPFFAIVPPYLVYSMVVVATLAAIIASQALISGAFTLTRQAMQLGFLPACRIVHTSKKSENQVFIPGVNRALLLLCVCTIIGFQTANNLSAAYGVAVTALMVTTSLIFCVVLYKVWGWSLWIVVPVMTVFLIVDTAFFASNLFKVPSGGWFPLVLAAILILQMTIWRRGRILVEESENKNHILLKDFIAKVQEEKPHRMPGAGVYLMAQRSSFDIDDEEIDETGVTPPTLAALYSRLSVLHEQVVVLFVEPRPVPMVAKKSRIHVKQMSDGFWVVKGRYGFGETHNVPRLLKIARPRGLAVDLNTATYFTLRNTIVPVKGGAMSYWRASIFAMMSRNAVSRASYFELPADRIFEVGMLSEL; translated from the coding sequence ATGTTGCTGGGGCTAGGGGCATTGGGCATTGTCTTCGGTGATATTGGTACCAGCCCACTGTATGCACTTCATGCCTGTTTCCATTCCAGTATTGGAGTGAGACCCACGGAAGAGAATATCTTCGGGGTACTCTCAATGGTCTTTTGGGCATTGGCTCTTGTCGTTGCGTTTAAATACCTCGTCCTGATTATGCGCGCAGATCATCGTGGTGAAGGAGGTATCTTTGCCCTGCTTGCAAAGGTGCGATCGAATCCTAGTTATCGCGGTAATTCAAAGAAGGCCTTAGTGGTGACGGTGATGGCAATCTGTGGTGCTGCGCTTATGTATGGAGACGGTGTTATTACGCCTTCGATCTCTGTGCTTTCAGCAGTAGAAGGTCTTGAAGTTGCATCTTCTGATTTAAAGTCTTTCGTTATTCCTATTGCCTTGATTATTCTGATCATGCTTTTTGTGGGTCAGAGATTTGGAGTGGAAAGACTAAGCTTTATCTTTGGCCCAATCATGCTGGTCTGGTTTGTGTCAATTGCATTTTTTGGTTTGATGAGCATTATCAAATTCCCCATGATTCTTGAGGCAGCAAACCCCTGGCATGCCGTTTCATTCTGGGTGAATTTCCCTTGGCGGGCTTTCATTATTCTCGGTGCCGTTGTACTAGCTATCACAGGTGGCGAAGCGCTCTTTGCCGACATGGGGCAGTTCACTAGGAAGTCAATCTCACTGGCGTGGTATGTTGTGGTCTGGCCGTCGCTGATCATCAACTACTTTGGGCAAGGCGCACATCTATTGGGCCATGAATCTGCTGCGGTGAATCCATTTTTTGCGATCGTGCCCCCATACCTGGTGTATTCGATGGTTGTCGTCGCAACACTGGCTGCAATCATTGCTTCACAGGCGCTTATTAGTGGCGCATTTACGCTGACAAGGCAAGCGATGCAGCTCGGGTTTTTACCAGCATGCCGTATTGTGCATACATCAAAGAAGAGTGAGAATCAGGTCTTTATCCCTGGCGTGAATCGTGCCTTGTTGTTGTTGTGCGTTTGTACAATCATTGGTTTCCAAACGGCAAATAATCTTTCTGCTGCCTATGGTGTCGCTGTGACTGCTCTGATGGTGACGACGTCATTGATATTTTGTGTTGTGTTATACAAAGTATGGGGTTGGAGCCTCTGGATTGTTGTGCCAGTCATGACGGTGTTCTTAATCGTCGATACTGCTTTCTTTGCCTCAAACTTGTTCAAGGTTCCCAGTGGTGGTTGGTTCCCTCTCGTCTTGGCGGCAATTCTCATCTTGCAAATGACAATTTGGCGTCGTGGACGAATTCTCGTTGAGGAAAGTGAAAACAAAAATCATATTCTGCTCAAAGATTTTATAGCGAAGGTACAAGAAGAAAAACCACACCGCATGCCAGGTGCGGGCGTTTATCTTATGGCTCAGCGCTCATCGTTTGATATCGACGACGAAGAAATTGATGAGACGGGTGTGACACCGCCAACGCTTGCAGCGCTCTACAGTCGTCTGTCGGTGCTTCATGAGCAAGTTGTGGTGCTGTTTGTTGAGCCGCGCCCAGTGCCCATGGTTGCGAAGAAGAGCCGAATTCATGTCAAGCAAATGAGCGATGGTTTTTGGGTGGTCAAAGGCCGATATGGTTTTGGTGAGACCCACAATGTTCCAAGGCTCCTCAAGATTGCTCGCCCTAGGGGTTTGGCAGTTGATTTAAACACAGCGACTTATTTCACGCTCCGTAATACCATTGTGCCGGTAAAAGGTGGTGCGATGAGCTACTGGCGAGCATCTATATTTGCCATGATGTCTCGAAACGCGGTTAGTCGAGCATCCTATTTTGAGCTGCCTGCCGATCGAATATTTGAAGTTGGAATGCTCTCAGAGCTCTAA
- a CDS encoding lytic polysaccharide monooxygenase codes for MRRLLFGLSATSILVPAVVAMGHGSMSQPISRVYSIYQEGPKSPSSDAARWATNNCDTQAFYDWHELSRNIADYENPDSYKDAIADGEIVGAGREKYSCLNEPRDDWPATNVASGDYLLTFFAHVPHDPSYFRVWVTKDGYDPLQPLTWDGANGLEELAVGDVYRNLPDYHFQVNLPERTGRHIIYVAWQRIDPVGECFFAACDVIFDESVINPTIDDLDIDSGIVEALDIDFKLDSAWSGTFNGSVVITNPNANAEVHGWELSWQGDPNLETVWNGVLEKDGDTSTVAWEAWNQDISPGESVTFGFSGTGDWPPAPEHVMLNNQSANVFIDGVLYSEADDGHEHPDCVGDFNGDMMVNVDDFSVFLQNFGSTNTETDLNLDGTTDIQDFSLFLVEFGNHCMH; via the coding sequence GTGAGAAGATTATTATTTGGGCTTTCAGCAACCAGTATTTTAGTGCCCGCAGTCGTTGCGATGGGGCATGGATCGATGTCTCAGCCGATTAGTCGTGTTTATAGCATCTATCAAGAAGGACCTAAGAGTCCAAGCTCAGATGCAGCTCGATGGGCGACCAATAATTGTGATACACAGGCTTTTTATGACTGGCATGAGCTCTCTCGCAACATCGCTGACTATGAAAATCCAGATAGCTACAAAGATGCCATTGCTGATGGTGAGATTGTTGGCGCTGGTCGTGAAAAGTATTCATGTCTCAATGAACCACGTGATGACTGGCCCGCCACCAATGTGGCTTCAGGTGACTACTTACTGACATTTTTTGCCCATGTGCCCCACGATCCGAGTTATTTCCGGGTCTGGGTGACGAAAGATGGCTACGACCCATTGCAGCCATTGACATGGGACGGTGCAAATGGTCTTGAGGAGCTTGCGGTTGGTGATGTCTACCGGAATCTTCCGGATTACCATTTTCAAGTCAATCTACCCGAGCGGACTGGTCGCCATATCATCTATGTTGCTTGGCAACGCATCGATCCAGTTGGTGAATGCTTCTTCGCAGCTTGTGATGTCATATTTGACGAATCAGTCATAAATCCAACAATTGATGACCTTGATATAGATTCCGGAATCGTCGAAGCCTTGGACATTGATTTCAAACTTGACTCTGCTTGGTCAGGGACCTTCAACGGTAGCGTCGTGATCACAAATCCAAATGCGAATGCAGAAGTTCATGGGTGGGAACTCTCATGGCAAGGTGATCCAAATTTAGAGACCGTTTGGAATGGTGTGTTAGAAAAAGATGGTGACACATCAACCGTTGCATGGGAAGCTTGGAATCAAGACATCAGTCCTGGTGAAAGTGTGACGTTTGGCTTTAGTGGCACCGGTGATTGGCCTCCAGCACCAGAGCATGTCATGCTGAACAACCAATCGGCGAATGTGTTTATCGACGGAGTTCTTTATTCTGAGGCAGATGACGGACATGAACATCCTGATTGTGTCGGTGACTTTAACGGGGACATGATGGTCAATGTGGATGACTTCTCTGTGTTTCTACAGAATTTCGGATCTACGAATACAGAGACTGATCTTAATTTAGATGGCACCACGGATATACAGGACTTCAGCCTCTTTCTCGTTGAGTTTGGGAACCACTGCATGCACTGA
- the msrB gene encoding peptide-methionine (R)-S-oxide reductase MsrB codes for MSQKDQQAGDAWNEKLTPEQYRVARNGGTERAFTGAYWDTKKPGTYKCVCCNCELFHSAEKYDSGTGWPSFSDVMNSDAIEQREDLSHGQLRVEVLCRGCGAHLGHVFEDGPTSTGKRYCINSASLDLHEHDEDTSS; via the coding sequence ATGAGTCAGAAAGATCAACAGGCAGGAGATGCCTGGAACGAGAAACTTACGCCAGAGCAATATCGAGTTGCACGTAATGGTGGAACCGAGAGGGCATTTACAGGTGCGTACTGGGATACGAAGAAGCCAGGGACCTACAAGTGTGTTTGCTGTAATTGTGAGCTCTTTCACTCTGCGGAAAAATATGACTCTGGTACTGGTTGGCCCAGCTTTTCGGATGTTATGAATAGTGATGCCATTGAGCAACGCGAGGATCTCTCTCATGGACAATTACGAGTAGAGGTGCTTTGCCGTGGTTGTGGGGCGCACCTAGGCCATGTATTTGAGGATGGTCCAACATCTACAGGGAAGCGCTATTGTATTAATTCGGCATCGCTAGATCTTCACGAACACGATGAAGACACTTCGTCATAG
- a CDS encoding Hsp20/alpha crystallin family protein — MTIQNFNTVRNPLSTWLGWNTPYVDWNRSARTRNNWNTPVTTHWDANQNRSRVRPQMMNATQRWSHLPLSAGLSSVSNTLSNRVTAPEKSPMRFQAPVNVFETEAHYQVTVELPGCSATSIELVYENGQLILKGTVNTLEYPESARQILTEYRVADYYRELNFSHKIATSDIKADFRNGLLMINLPKQDCSTTKATSVTVA, encoded by the coding sequence ATGACCATCCAAAATTTTAACACCGTACGTAATCCATTAAGCACTTGGCTAGGTTGGAATACCCCATATGTTGACTGGAATAGATCAGCCCGTACTCGCAATAACTGGAACACGCCTGTAACAACTCATTGGGATGCAAATCAAAACCGAAGCAGAGTCCGTCCCCAAATGATGAACGCCACACAACGCTGGAGCCATCTACCACTGAGCGCAGGCCTGAGTAGTGTCTCAAATACACTCAGCAACCGTGTGACAGCTCCCGAAAAATCGCCAATGAGATTTCAGGCTCCAGTCAATGTCTTCGAAACCGAGGCCCATTATCAGGTGACTGTCGAACTACCTGGATGCTCAGCAACCTCGATCGAGTTAGTCTACGAGAACGGCCAACTCATACTCAAAGGAACAGTAAACACACTGGAATACCCAGAATCTGCCCGCCAAATACTTACAGAGTACCGCGTTGCAGACTACTACCGAGAGTTAAACTTTAGCCACAAGATCGCAACAAGTGACATCAAGGCAGACTTTCGCAATGGCCTGTTGATGATCAATCTGCCTAAGCAAGACTGCTCGACAACAAAAGCGACGAGCGTCACCGTTGCGTAA
- a CDS encoding Hsp20/alpha crystallin family protein encodes MEWTKEEKARQGSSTAAMLERLPWLDAGQETGHSNMSSTSTDSIIHPPVRLHENEEMFQCEVRMPGACADNVEVTLIGTDLYVRATRMQVDAPDAICLQSELLPNRYQRCIHLNHLVDPDNMRAILLNGILYITAYKRNVPDTINVDVVSTA; translated from the coding sequence ATGGAATGGACTAAAGAAGAAAAAGCTCGCCAAGGTTCGTCAACTGCCGCAATGCTTGAACGCCTCCCCTGGCTTGATGCAGGACAAGAAACAGGACACTCAAACATGAGCTCCACATCTACTGACTCAATCATACATCCACCTGTACGCTTACATGAAAACGAAGAAATGTTTCAATGTGAAGTCAGGATGCCAGGCGCCTGTGCTGACAATGTAGAAGTCACACTCATTGGAACAGACCTCTATGTAAGAGCAACACGCATGCAGGTCGATGCCCCAGATGCAATTTGTCTGCAGTCAGAGCTCTTACCCAACCGGTACCAACGATGCATTCATTTAAACCATCTTGTTGATCCAGACAATATGCGAGCAATATTACTAAATGGCATCCTTTACATAACCGCTTATAAACGAAATGTGCCTGACACTATTAATGTCGACGTTGTTTCCACTGCTTAA
- a CDS encoding ABC transporter permease, producing MRQHSQGEDASPAIPLQEIVIKPQKGWIGINWGEMFRQHELLFFLVGRDIKVRYKQTIFGVLWAVIQPLLTMLIFTVIFNKVAGINSDSEIPYPVFVYAGLLPWQFFSAALTSGSTSLIGQQNLLTKVYLPRMFLPAASLGSAFVDFCIAFIILIILMLIYDVHPSWSTFAIPLLVLLVILTSLGITLIFSALCVSYRDVRYVVPFAVQILMYLSPVIYPVSIVPKQYQWILALNPMTGIIDGFRSSLLGAPWNFMAIGVSTLIAILLLLFGLFFFRRTERRFADIA from the coding sequence ATGAGACAGCATTCTCAGGGCGAAGATGCGAGCCCAGCCATACCACTGCAAGAAATAGTGATCAAGCCCCAGAAAGGCTGGATCGGTATCAACTGGGGTGAGATGTTTCGGCAGCATGAGCTGCTTTTTTTCCTGGTAGGAAGAGATATCAAAGTTCGGTACAAGCAGACCATTTTTGGTGTGCTTTGGGCTGTCATCCAGCCACTCCTGACAATGTTGATCTTCACGGTCATCTTTAACAAGGTCGCTGGAATCAATTCAGATAGTGAGATTCCTTATCCGGTTTTCGTCTACGCAGGCTTGTTGCCGTGGCAATTTTTTAGTGCTGCTCTTACTTCAGGTTCGACAAGTTTGATTGGCCAGCAGAATCTACTGACAAAAGTCTATCTTCCACGTATGTTTCTGCCTGCGGCATCACTTGGTAGTGCCTTTGTCGATTTCTGTATCGCATTCATTATTCTTATAATTCTGATGCTCATATATGACGTGCATCCAAGTTGGTCTACTTTTGCTATTCCACTTTTGGTTCTACTGGTAATTTTGACATCTCTCGGTATCACACTGATATTCTCAGCTTTATGTGTTAGTTACCGTGATGTGCGTTACGTTGTGCCATTTGCCGTCCAGATTCTTATGTATCTCAGTCCAGTGATTTATCCAGTCAGTATTGTTCCTAAGCAGTATCAGTGGATTCTGGCATTGAATCCTATGACAGGTATCATTGATGGATTCAGGAGTAGTCTTCTGGGGGCACCCTGGAATTTTATGGCCATAGGTGTTTCGACTCTTATCGCGATTTTGCTCTTGTTATTTGGATTGTTCTTCTTCCGGCGAACAGAAAGACGATTCGCAGACATTGCTTGA
- a CDS encoding ABC transporter ATP-binding protein, whose product MNNQIINVENLGKMYRIGGESGHPRQFRELIVGMLSAPLRRLRRLSEHGGDQREFWALRNVSFKVNQGEVVGVVGSNGAGKSTLLKLLSRITMPTEGEITYRGRVASLLEVGTGFHPELTGRENIFLNGSILGMRRAEIKDRFDEIVSFSGVEQFLDTPVKRYSSGMYVRLAFSVAAHLEPEILLIDEVLAVGDIAFQQRCLKKMNQVSTEDGRTVFFVSHNLAAVKQLCSRAILLEGGKVTMDGSTQDVLKKYLTSLAEGSNSAFTDNPNRSGAGDIRLVGGRLLNSDGESKSQFLGGDKLTIECDFQNDNLHGDMHVSMEISDQTGGVITEVSTVYTGTPLINLSKSGSFRCIIAKLPLVPGQYRVAINVWGNQRCQDLVPNAFLFDVIGSHFYSSSRSPDAGVCMVDHEWIASK is encoded by the coding sequence ATGAACAATCAGATCATCAACGTTGAAAACCTCGGCAAGATGTACCGTATTGGCGGTGAATCTGGACACCCTAGGCAGTTTCGAGAACTCATCGTCGGCATGCTGAGCGCACCTTTGCGTCGTTTACGCCGACTCAGTGAGCATGGTGGCGACCAGAGAGAGTTCTGGGCGCTTCGGAACGTGAGTTTTAAGGTCAATCAGGGCGAAGTCGTGGGCGTTGTTGGTAGCAATGGTGCTGGCAAATCCACGCTCTTAAAACTGCTCAGTCGTATCACCATGCCAACAGAAGGCGAGATTACTTATCGGGGCCGTGTTGCTTCTCTACTCGAGGTGGGCACGGGATTTCATCCTGAGCTTACGGGGCGAGAAAATATTTTCCTAAACGGCTCAATTCTTGGAATGCGCCGCGCAGAGATCAAAGATAGATTTGATGAGATTGTTAGTTTTTCAGGTGTTGAGCAATTTCTAGATACACCTGTGAAACGCTACTCATCAGGAATGTATGTGAGGTTAGCTTTCTCAGTCGCTGCCCATCTGGAGCCGGAAATTCTACTTATTGATGAGGTGCTCGCGGTTGGCGACATTGCTTTTCAGCAGCGTTGTTTGAAAAAGATGAACCAAGTATCAACAGAGGATGGGCGTACAGTCTTTTTTGTTAGTCATAATCTTGCAGCAGTTAAACAATTGTGTAGCCGCGCGATCCTACTAGAGGGTGGGAAGGTGACAATGGATGGCTCTACGCAGGATGTACTGAAAAAGTACCTGACAAGCTTAGCGGAGGGCTCCAACTCCGCATTCACCGATAATCCTAATCGTTCTGGTGCAGGTGATATTCGACTTGTTGGCGGGCGGTTACTGAATAGTGATGGAGAATCAAAGAGTCAGTTCTTAGGTGGCGATAAATTGACTATTGAATGCGATTTTCAAAATGATAATCTGCATGGTGATATGCATGTCAGTATGGAGATTTCTGACCAAACTGGTGGTGTTATCACTGAAGTATCGACGGTCTACACAGGTACGCCACTTATCAATCTAAGCAAGTCAGGCTCATTTCGTTGCATAATAGCCAAGCTTCCATTGGTTCCAGGTCAATATAGAGTCGCTATTAATGTCTGGGGTAATCAGAGGTGTCAGGACCTGGTGCCTAATGCATTCCTCTTTGATGTCATTGGTTCTCATTTTTATTCATCTTCTCGCTCACCAGATGCGGGTGTTTGCATGGTAGATCATGAGTGGATTGCGTCTAAATAA
- a CDS encoding Hsp20/alpha crystallin family protein has protein sequence MTTEMRKQSELCKGVQNNSGEHKSTRHGTFAVIKDACHKLSDSLHPRHQKRHINLATPVDVFEEATSFIVLVDVAGAHDEDIQVTVEGDTLHVHGQIKHSSASKVAGMKSRVQEFEDGEFCRRIRLGGEIEIEQIEAHTSQGIMTIHLPKLKTFSRKNVTVEVA, from the coding sequence ATGACTACTGAAATGCGAAAACAAAGTGAATTATGCAAGGGCGTCCAAAACAATAGCGGCGAGCACAAAAGCACGCGACATGGAACATTTGCAGTTATCAAGGATGCTTGCCATAAGCTCTCCGACTCACTACATCCTCGTCATCAGAAGCGGCACATAAACTTAGCCACACCAGTCGATGTTTTTGAAGAAGCAACATCCTTTATCGTCCTCGTAGACGTTGCTGGTGCTCACGACGAAGACATTCAAGTGACTGTCGAAGGCGACACGCTCCATGTACACGGACAAATCAAACATTCTTCAGCAAGCAAAGTCGCGGGAATGAAATCACGAGTACAGGAGTTTGAAGATGGTGAATTCTGTCGCCGAATTAGGCTTGGCGGGGAAATTGAGATTGAACAAATCGAAGCTCATACAAGCCAAGGCATCATGACAATACATCTACCAAAACTTAAAACGTTCAGCCGCAAGAACGTTACGGTAGAGGTTGCTTGA
- a CDS encoding Hsp20/alpha crystallin family protein — MKNTMTTEQTNCCRTIQHNLDEMIKAMAPGYRVVTSDDRCLSELAAPPVLEVSEDAQNYYVEALLPNTANPNLSVEVTQSELIITGNLDIEITCDNTEETRTPKYTRANISFERAILIPDCISRKRVTARMSNGRLDITLPKMNARSNMIEVCSN, encoded by the coding sequence ATGAAAAACACAATGACTACAGAACAAACAAACTGCTGCCGAACCATCCAACACAATCTTGATGAAATGATCAAAGCAATGGCTCCAGGCTATCGGGTCGTTACCTCAGACGACAGGTGCCTAAGCGAACTCGCTGCTCCTCCAGTGCTTGAAGTTTCCGAGGACGCCCAAAACTACTATGTAGAAGCTCTTCTACCTAACACCGCCAACCCAAACCTCAGTGTAGAAGTGACCCAAAGTGAACTGATTATCACAGGAAACCTAGATATTGAGATCACTTGTGACAATACAGAAGAAACTCGTACTCCAAAATACACACGAGCAAATATCTCATTTGAACGTGCCATCCTAATCCCTGATTGCATCAGCCGAAAACGTGTTACTGCTCGAATGAGCAATGGGCGATTAGATATTACGCTTCCAAAAATGAACGCTCGTTCCAACATGATTGAAGTCTGCTCTAACTAA
- a CDS encoding serine protease, with protein MYVQNILASCCLLLVAGSALGQRLPEPPLLDPNINEKDETFVAAYRAMGHPRFLIQTIVAGPPGDAQVNQYRLDQAADLDSRLKGSLLSQGHVDLIPTGPAMYTLHGTPPILPGEVRVDQAQWTAWWGRFREHGQSTLISISPQDRSELKVLESLPLDSPIIAAKAIGVAEEAEIVVLIRLLDTPQRRGAPVQATYTMVDLLRNRVIGSHAWEVRANSRNAPWTTVHANALAHRIMRDFSAIDTNSGRGCRLVLELPSNQVQPAKLRDALSQVPGVAPHSINLGVTPISEDVSKVSMAFDFTGDVTQLHQDLDAQLAILGFGTSEIRAAHNGRLELTLKPPSSPEPIELVIDGSLSVEQLQDLKDQLRQISGTDANSIDLAQESQNQDQSQYIMNFVFRGSLLTLRNEIVEILNRLTEDSVTVISATNSRLHVRFLKAPLLEPFSLTIHGALAEGGLARLVNKISQLNGIEKASVKLTDEVVTSGMPPSRTITFQYFGTLIDLRESINQLVQDETNEPIVVYSVNPEGMVLGISSAPALERLVVLLQGPLGSKPLGTLRDDVTHIQGVQPASVRMLEERMTEGQPVLVIELAYESDLIQVRDKMLAAVSRFTDQPTIVVSSDRELLTLLVDQIPDGDYLRVQILGQSIAGAAQALTQAIALCPGVEPDSVQVFREDTFDAGDRLELTLSCTGSLATVRDAILRALENETGDEINVLAAAPGRLVFSIREADSSNGLIVNNNNTTIPDFATPQSNFLAVPDYGRMQNAVGMVVVRPADSPSVIATDDILSLGTAFMVLDNGQMITSRHVVTNDGSTDYRYDVLFDGGISAQATVTHISEDLDYAILDVGLDGIEPLSTSTQVNPGEPIFVYGFPSAAGYWAAAVDLTDSTAPSSEMSRHHRVLNVTSGNISAIHDTHGPFGRLIQCNATVYPGNSGGPMVNQAGEVIGVMSVRAFDPDDPSNQLESINGAISMDAILSDLGQIPTATTEP; from the coding sequence ATGTATGTGCAAAATATTTTGGCGAGTTGCTGCTTACTCTTAGTGGCAGGATCAGCCCTCGGGCAGCGACTTCCAGAACCCCCCCTCTTGGATCCCAACATCAATGAAAAGGATGAAACCTTTGTCGCGGCTTACCGAGCAATGGGACACCCACGATTCCTTATTCAGACAATTGTCGCTGGCCCTCCAGGTGACGCACAGGTCAATCAATACAGACTTGATCAAGCAGCAGATCTTGATAGCCGCCTGAAAGGAAGTCTCTTAAGCCAAGGCCACGTTGATTTGATTCCAACTGGTCCAGCCATGTACACGCTACACGGTACACCACCCATTTTGCCTGGCGAAGTCAGAGTTGATCAAGCCCAGTGGACAGCGTGGTGGGGTCGTTTTCGTGAACACGGCCAGTCAACATTGATTTCTATTTCACCGCAAGATCGCTCTGAACTCAAAGTACTGGAATCGCTGCCACTCGATAGCCCCATCATCGCTGCCAAAGCGATTGGGGTTGCTGAAGAGGCAGAGATTGTCGTCTTGATTCGCTTGCTTGATACACCACAAAGACGTGGCGCGCCTGTTCAAGCAACTTATACCATGGTCGATCTTTTACGAAATCGCGTCATCGGCTCACACGCTTGGGAAGTACGTGCAAATTCAAGGAATGCTCCCTGGACAACCGTGCATGCCAATGCACTGGCTCATCGCATCATGCGAGACTTCTCTGCGATTGATACGAATAGTGGTCGTGGCTGTCGTTTAGTTCTAGAACTCCCTTCAAATCAAGTTCAACCAGCAAAACTACGCGATGCACTGAGCCAAGTGCCTGGCGTCGCGCCTCACTCAATTAATTTAGGTGTCACTCCGATCAGCGAAGATGTATCGAAGGTGTCTATGGCCTTTGATTTCACCGGTGATGTCACACAACTTCATCAAGATCTTGATGCACAACTTGCCATACTAGGCTTTGGGACATCCGAGATTCGAGCTGCCCACAATGGTCGGCTTGAACTTACGCTCAAGCCTCCTTCATCACCAGAACCTATAGAACTCGTTATTGATGGATCACTCAGCGTTGAACAACTACAAGATTTAAAAGACCAATTGAGACAGATTTCCGGAACCGATGCCAACTCAATTGACCTCGCCCAAGAGTCTCAAAATCAAGATCAGTCTCAGTACATCATGAATTTTGTATTCCGTGGAAGTCTTTTAACACTAAGGAATGAAATTGTTGAGATTCTTAATCGACTGACTGAAGACAGCGTCACTGTGATATCAGCAACGAACAGTCGGTTACATGTTCGGTTTTTGAAAGCACCACTACTCGAGCCTTTTTCTCTAACAATTCATGGCGCCTTGGCAGAGGGGGGGCTGGCTAGACTTGTCAATAAGATTAGCCAACTGAATGGCATCGAGAAGGCTTCTGTAAAACTCACAGACGAAGTCGTAACGAGCGGAATGCCTCCATCTCGCACGATCACCTTTCAATATTTTGGCACGTTAATTGATCTGCGCGAATCGATCAATCAACTTGTACAGGACGAAACAAATGAACCAATTGTGGTTTACTCCGTCAACCCCGAAGGAATGGTACTGGGCATCAGCTCTGCGCCTGCTTTAGAAAGATTAGTTGTGCTTCTGCAAGGCCCTCTTGGCTCAAAACCACTTGGGACTTTGCGTGACGATGTCACACATATCCAAGGCGTGCAACCAGCGTCTGTGCGGATGCTCGAAGAGCGTATGACTGAGGGCCAACCAGTCTTGGTTATTGAGCTTGCGTACGAATCAGATCTGATCCAAGTCCGAGATAAGATGCTCGCTGCCGTGAGCCGTTTTACAGATCAGCCCACTATTGTCGTCAGTTCAGACCGGGAACTACTCACCCTCTTAGTTGACCAGATTCCAGATGGAGACTATTTGCGAGTGCAAATTTTGGGTCAGTCCATCGCTGGAGCTGCTCAAGCACTGACACAAGCAATTGCATTATGCCCAGGCGTAGAACCTGATTCTGTTCAGGTTTTTCGAGAAGATACCTTTGATGCTGGAGATCGCTTAGAACTTACACTCTCTTGTACTGGAAGCCTTGCGACTGTCAGAGATGCCATCCTCCGTGCACTAGAAAATGAAACCGGCGATGAGATCAATGTTCTGGCGGCGGCTCCCGGCAGGCTTGTCTTTTCCATCCGAGAAGCAGATTCTTCAAACGGACTTATTGTCAATAACAACAACACAACAATTCCGGATTTTGCAACGCCACAGTCTAATTTTCTGGCGGTCCCGGATTATGGCCGTATGCAAAATGCAGTTGGGATGGTCGTCGTACGCCCTGCAGATTCACCGTCAGTTATTGCCACCGATGATATTTTGAGTCTCGGCACAGCGTTTATGGTTCTTGATAACGGCCAAATGATCACCAGCCGCCACGTGGTCACGAACGATGGATCAACCGACTATCGCTACGACGTCCTGTTTGACGGTGGAATCAGCGCCCAAGCTACAGTCACCCATATCAGCGAAGATCTTGACTATGCAATTCTAGATGTTGGACTTGATGGCATCGAACCACTATCTACCTCAACCCAAGTTAATCCTGGTGAGCCAATATTCGTGTATGGATTCCCATCCGCCGCTGGGTATTGGGCTGCAGCTGTAGATCTGACAGATTCCACTGCCCCATCTTCCGAAATGTCCAGGCACCATCGGGTGCTCAATGTGACCAGTGGAAACATCAGTGCCATCCATGACACCCATGGACCATTTGGGCGTTTGATCCAATGCAATGCCACTGTGTATCCCGGCAATAGTGGTGGCCCAATGGTGAATCAAGCCGGTGAAGTCATTGGTGTCATGTCAGTCCGTGCTTTCGATCCAGATGACCCATCCAATCAGCTTGAGAGCATCAATGGAGCAATCAGCATGGATGCCATCCTGAGCGATCTCGGGCAAATCCCGACCGCCACAACCGAGCCCTAA